The following DNA comes from Lates calcarifer isolate ASB-BC8 linkage group LG2, TLL_Latcal_v3, whole genome shotgun sequence.
AAGAAATCCATGTGTTAAATGTTTAGGAAAGCCCAAATAATATTGTATTTTCCTCCCCAGGCTGTCGCTATGGATACATATGAAAAGGGTCAGCTGACCTCCAGCATGGTGGACGACTGTTTCTACATTGTGAAGAAGTGCATCAGCAGAGCTTTATCCAGCTCCAGCATAGACTGCCTGTGTGCCATGATCAACCATGCTAACTCTGTGCTGGAGTCTGACTTCAGGTGCTCACCGCTCTCTCACTGTCCTGCTGACATAttcaacattattattattttttttttcctccatgtttcatGCCCATGTGttgccccctcctcccccatctgtctctcttcaccTGTCAGGGAGGTGTTGTACAATAAGGTGCGCCAGGGCTTCCCGGCTACGACGCTTCAGGACATCCAGCGTGGCGTGAGCAGCGCTGTCAGTCTGATGCAGAGCAGCTTACAGCAGGGAAAGTTCAACACACTGGGCATCGAGAGCGCTGAACATGCCAAGGCTGCGTTTCTGGTAAGATGGACATGGACAgttaaacacattcacacacacatatacccacTTTGCTTTTAGACAGTGCAACCTAATCTGTCAGTGATAATGATGAAGCTTTAACAAAACTAAGTCAAAATTTTATGGACAAAAAGCATCATGTTCTGGTTTGAAAGTTGCCAATTAGGGTAAAAAAAGTTTGAATGGTTGTCAGCTGCATTTCATGTTGTAGTAACGACATACAACAGTGAtgattttgtttctgttattcCTGACATgatgcagtggaaaaacaacTTTACGGTCATTCAGttgctctgacattttttttgttgtatcaTTTCAGCACTGAGAACTTTGTCAAggagataaaacatgttattaattaattgaaaaagATATTAATAACATATACATTCTTATAATTCTGACACATCTGCAGTAATCATTGAGATCTGATGCAGAATAATATGTGTGGCGCTGAAAAGGAAAATCAGACAGAATGTTTCCAAGAGCAGAAATCACTCATATACTGTGTCTGTACACTGAGAGCTTGACAGACAACTGATGACAGTGTGTAAAAGTGTGTTAACATGGATTCTTCTTTGAACCTTGCCTCGCCTATCAGGTTTTTGCGTGTTGTGTGTTGCCTATTGAAGGAGAGCAGCAGTAATCTAAATGAGGAATAAAATGCATGAGTGACCTCCTCTAATTTAAGTAGTGCTTTAATTTTTAAACTGACTCTCTCTGGCACTACTTCAAAAACCTTTTAACCCATTTGTCAAAAGTTAAATTGAAATCAAGACACACTCAGGTTTATATCGACTAGTTTGACCTTAGAAGCCAAAAgccagattttatttttaaagaaggaaggagaaaatgaTTTCAGATTCGTAGTCAAGTACGCACACCTTTGTCTGGTGAGAATTCAGTAAGTCTTTAGAGACCTTTatattgttgttatattttacCCTGTCTAATGGTTTGATGAAAACATGCACTGATCCTAGCAGGACTTTTGACCTGACCAGTCTGTGACAGTGAACACACCTGCTGTGTGAGGATTTACTCTCAGTGTTTTTGACCTGACCTGGTCATCTGCTCTACTAGCTTAGCTGATGACAGAAACCCCTCAAACAACCCAAACAACAGAGTCTGAGTTCAGAGAGTAGTTTTTGTGATTATAGAGCTAGTTAGTGTTAAAACTCATGGAGGAAATCCAGTGCACGTTataacatattattattatatattattataatttttaaaaaatggtatTTAGTTGTGAAGTACCTGCTCATTTTAGTCATGTTTTTGAATATGGGACTCTAATATGGGATATTAATACTGAGTGTGTGGCTTCTAGGGCAGCAGGCATAAATATTTTAGAGGTAAAACTAAATTACCAGTGGAAATGGGACTTGTGGAGATGGGACAAGATTTGTGTGTTACTGCAAATCACAGCAGAGGGAAACTATGTCAGTCAGTTGCATCAGTCTCAGTGTCACAACCAGTTCTCTGCTGCTATAAAAAGTCTGAAATATTGCTAATGATAATAACAGTCAGGCAGAGAATTACAAATTACTGCAATGAATTATGAGATTGAAGAGTTACATCAGTTTTCCCAAAGCTTCAGGCAgagagcagctttaaaacaaatcaaactggcTCCAAGAGTTTATTcacactcttttctttccttctgtctcaGGTGACTCTGAACAATGTTGAGGTGTGTAGCGAGAATATCACGACTTTAAAGAGGAATCTGGAGGTAAGTTTCACATCTTGTTTGTACCAACGCTCCTCTTTTCTATTCATCACATCATCTATAGTTCACCTCGCTGCTCAGAAATTGACCCTCTTTTGTGGGAATTTCCTCACAGAACGACTGCTCTAAGTTGTTCAGTCAAGGGGGCGGCTCTGGTGACCAAGCCAAGATCGAAAGCTGTTTGTCTGACCTAGTCAACACATCCACAAAGTTCAAGGATCTCTTACAggttggacacacacacacacacacacacacatacacacacacacagtagaatCAGTAATGTATTGCTTTCTTACAGTAGGTGCTACAGAATGGGGaaacatttgttgtgttttaaaaagcattagggaagttttttttacttatttgaCGTTTGTTTGCTGGGAGAGTCACAGGATAGTAAGAAGCACAGTCCAGCTTTGTTTAAATCTGTGAATAAAATATCTGTCTTAAAGTGGCAATACATAAACACCGCCATCCCCCACCTGATACTAATAATGTTGGCGCCACTGTtgtaaagaaaatattgttAGTCTCATTTTAGGAAGCTCATAGAGGTTTAGATGATCAAAGAGACAAtgaatcatctgtttgtttctggctgctagCAGTAGCTTTAGCAACATGGCTGTCGCTGCCAGCCTGGCTACTGTCAAAAGCAAGAACCAACTATAAGAATCCCAATTTGAGCTAAAAACCCTGATGAAGGCAGAGTTAAACACCCAGGTGTATTGATAAGTAGGCAGGCTTTATTACTTTCTGATCTAGAGGATTGATGCCAACTGACTGTAGGTAGCTCTCTCCATAGTCAGACTGGCCATAGGAACTACTGGGACAAATCTTGATGGGCCTTAAAAAATCTATAAAACCATGACATTGTACAATCAATACTTACTTCATAACAATGAGTTAAAACATAAAGTTGTCTATTGTCACTTTAAGACAGTGTTTCTACTTTGTAggaagtgtaaaaataattattttatttacattttttaaaagtaggATACTCAGAGACATGTATATATGAGAGCCTCTGGCTATCCACTCAGTGGTAACAGTTTGATACACTGATGTCACTTTGTTTCACAGGAGGGTCTGACTGAGCTGAACACAACAGCCATAAAGCCTCAGGTCAAACCCTGGATCAGCAGCTTCCTGGCCATCTCACATAACATAGAGGAGGTAATGGTCTCAGACTCCTGCACAGAAATAAACCACAGATCAATAAAACATGTGACTGTAACTGCTGGTCTTCCTCACAGGAGGAGTTTAATGATTATGAAGCTAATGATCCCTGGGTGCAGCAACTCATCGTTAACCTGGAGCAGCTCATGGCAGAGTTCAAGGTATCTGCCACATGTGAGCCACCGCTTTGTATTTGACGAATGTACGCGCTCTCCTTTGCTATTTTTGTTTAAccttttctttgttctcttGCCGCACCAGGCGGCCCTGTCTCCTGTCATTTACGACACTCTGACCAGCCTGATGACCAGCTTGATATCTATTGAGATGGAGAAGACTGTCCTCAAATGCTCATTCAGCAGGGTGAGGACTGGAGCTCAGCCACAAGATGGCACCGAGCTCCCTGTgtatcacatcacatcacatcacatcacatcacatcactcacacacacacatgatgaaaAGCCTCCAGCAATGATTTATTAATGAGTCCAGGAAGGCCTGCGGGAGAGGGTGCTTCCTTTTTGCCACAATAGCATCTCCTATTTTGAGCAGcttgtttttacagaaaacCTCTAAATACTCCGTCCAGCATAAAGTCTTAAATAATATATCACTGCATACACGATGTatcttttatgttgttttacacTGTGTTGGTCATTTTGTTGCAGCTCGGAGGGCTGCAGTTCGACAAAGAGCTTCGGTCTCTTGTGGCATACCTCACCACCGTGACCACCTGGACCATCAGGGATAAGTTTGCTCGACTCACACAAATGGCCACCATCCTCAACCTGGAGCGGGTAATTTACATAGTTTATACACATCAGCATAAAACCAAATTATATGTGTTAATATATTAACTAAGCATTATATTTATCTGACAGATTAAGCATATCTATACAAAACATATTAtcataatacatttaaatataatgcACTGTTATATAATACTGGATCCAGAAGCATataaaattgttaaaattaCTCTACCagctacaacaataaaatggGGCATCAGTAATAATTAAGTAATATAGTATAACATAAGTAAAATACTTCTTACTTTTCACAGTATTTCTTCCTTGTCTTAAGAATCTAGTTTACATGGCTCACTTATGCCTATTTGTATTGCAGGTAACTGAGATCTTGGATTACTGGGGTCCTAACTCAGGCCCCCTGACGTGGCGGCTCACCCCAGCAGAGGTGCGTCAGGTTCTGGCTCTGCGCATTGACTTCAGAAGTGAAGATATCAAGAGGCTGAGATTGTGACTCATGAACGAGCGCGCTGGTTATCAGTGACCGCCGTGCAGTACCCACCTTGTGATGCATTTCACTTAAGAGCTCTGCACAATCCAGGTTTAATCCATGTTCCTGTAAATGGACGTGGGCAGGGCACGGGCAAATGGCTGGgggatttctttcttttcctttttttttgtcagaaacAAAAGTGCTCATTGCTCTTCTAGCAGATTTCAGTTGAGTTTTCAGACTACCCTCTGCTTAGTCTGCGTCAGAGCTCCTGAGCTTTTATGGGCCCGGGGTAGGTGGTTACATGGCAGGAGCGGCGAACTATTTGATACGAGTTAACTGTAAAATATGAGAATATCCTCTCTTATGTGTAATTAAAAGTGTAGATGTGTAATTGTATCTCACTGGGAGTTGGAAGCTTTTAACCTGTAAATTGCTCTGAGGAACGAGGACACCCTGGGACTGAGGAGCAGCGCTCTGCGGCTGTCGCTGAAACAGAGCAGTAATGAACATCATACCCATTAAACTGACAGAAGCAGGTCAGACAGCTGATCCAGCCTAGTCATTCAATATATGAATAGCTCCTTGTCTATGATGATGGAACACTTTTAACCTAATAAATTGAGAGCTGCTGTGCAATGCTCCTGATCCCCGCCATCCGCCACATTTCACGAAGTGCTGTCCTATTGCCATGCAAGACCTGTTCCCAATCTTTTATACATATTTCTGACACTAAATACAAAGCTGTGTTCACCAGGCAATGAAGCATTAAAAGTGGTCCATTCTCATAATATTCAGCCTAATTTCCTGGTCTAACCTTAATTCTCTGTGCAGATTAAagcaggtcagtgtgtgtttcaatTTTTGCCAAGAGGACGGCGCTGCTGTCGTACGGTTCACCATCAGCCCACTTGGTGCAATCAGACTCAGACCACAAACGCAGGGGTAGTTAGGAAAAGTGTGGCtttaatgtaaacacaacattcgATTGGCTCAGCACAAACATTCCACATGAGAGCAACCAATAAACTACCAAGTAGGATGGGGTgcagcacaaaaacattcacagtaaaaaaaaagaaaaaagaaaaagaaaaaaatctggtattatcataatatatatatacagtacgGTGCTTTTAAGGTGAAAATGGAGATAGGATACGGGCTGATATGTGATAGGAAAGAGTATACAGGGACTGGAAGATGAATTCCTGGGTGCACAGGTGAAAATGGAGAGCTGTACTTTTTCTCTGCGAAAAGAGAAATGTGACAGACGGAGGGGAGGTGGGGTTGGGGAGGTGGGGATAATGGTTCCCTGTTTACTGAACgggggggagaggagggttaAAAAACCCCACAACTCCCCAGACAGAGGCTGCCTCAAATAATATTGTTGTCCTCGTGCAGTCTTCTATTTCTACACAGATTCACATCGAAGGGTAAAAGCACCACACAGAGAACAAGATGTTGTTGGAAGGCTGCTTTCTACCCTCTGAACCGCAGACAGGTATTGTGTACCCCAGTTTTTCatgacaggaaataaataatgtgGCACGGGATTTCAGGAGGTAGGAGGAGGCATGTAGGGCATGAGggttaaataaatatatcattcgatgataataaaatgttatatcTGTGTCACTTAAATAATATTAGTTGATAGTGTGAGCTATGATTTCTGATCCTAATCCCCTATCTGTCGTTCTCAGATGGTTGGCACCGATATGAcgctctttttttctttttgagatATCATTGGCTGATAGGCGTTTTCTCACGCCACAGGAGGCCAATGGCAATGGGCCAGCCAGTCTGAACAGAAGAATCCTCTctttcattatgttttaaagtaaaagagaaaacgGAGAGGAACAGACCTGCAGGCTACTCAGTCATGTGTGGGACTAAAGGAGAGGGGAGCTTTGTCCCGTCTGAAAGTTAAAATAGCCTCCTTCTTTCCAACCATGACCCTCAGCCACGAGTACAGCCACCTCCCCGACATCATAATCATCATTTCctacctttcacacacacacactcacacacacacacacacacacatttactcacactcttcaaacagcacagcagaggtTGTATTCAGTACAGATATAAATGCCTTGAGActtgcacatttaaaaaaatgtcacataaagAATGGGACAGTATTCCATGTTGTGCTTAAAAATGACATTGCACGCTCCTCGTGATGCATTTAAGggttgaagtttttttttctttctttcttttttcccccctcaaaACAAGACTCGAGCTGAATAAAACCTCTGGTGCTGCTGTTTCTGATTCTCTTCCCAGTTGTTGACACATTCAtcaacaaaacatgaaacattcagctcaaaaaaacaaaacaaaaacaaaaacacagttttgatATGACAAAAACTGGGGTTGTATACTGAAAtcaaaaagagaggaagggaacAAATCATGGCAATAATCCAGTGTGGTGTCTGACGGCAGCTCTTTGGGTCCGTTTGGACGTGTAGAATtacatatttatgtgtttaagtATCAtcaaaattatcattattaacaCCTCATACTCTCCATGACAACCTCTGTGCTTGGCCAGGCCTCAGTATAAGCCACACCCTCTAAGGTTGTTTGCAATAATGATGTCAGTGACGGCATCAAACACTACCTGGatgtttcctgtgtctgtggcaCAGGTCAGGTGACAGTAGATCTCCTTATTGGGAGAGCGGTTCTTACTCTCAAACTGAACCTGAATATATGCAGTAGCATCGTCGTAAGTATTAGCACCTGGAGACAATTGGaggaaatgggagagagagagagggagagaagagaccAGAGCAATGAAGGACTGGTGTTCATCACTTTGCAGCTCTGACTGAGAGCGAATGAGCGTAAATAAAGGGACTCACCTGTGTATTCTGGAAAACAGATCGTCAGCGGTGACTTCTTGATCTTCTCAGCGAACAGATCCTTCTTgttgaggaagaggatgatggaggTGTCGATGAAGAACTTGTTGTTACAGATGGAGTCGAAGAGCATGAGCGACTCGTGCATGCGGTTCTGCGAGAGgagtaaatataaaaatgaggTTAGTGTTACAGTGAGGACAGAGCTCAAGCAGGTAGGGttacaacaaaacactgatcGCTGACTGACCGCTTCATGTACAACTGACCCAATACCATCgcagtgttgatgatgatgttacagTTTTATCTGGAAAAGGTTGTGTTTTATCTAATATCACTGAGGAACAGATAACCCCCGGCACCTGCCTGACATGAAgaagaaggaaggagaaaataaataaactgtttttacagtttattacaAGTTGTAGTGGTAGTTTCACTGTCTATCCTGCAGGAGAGatccctcctctgctgctctttgtgGGGTTTCTCCACCTTTTTTGGTGTCATTAATTTCTTCATGTAAGGACAGGTTGTAAAGCCCTCTGAGACAAATTGGGCTACATAAATAACAGTTTGTTAGGcatgaaaaaataatgtgaagAATTTctataaaaactgtcaaattaacAGAGACCAGAGCTGAAATGGTGCTGTGGCGGTTGTATGGTTGCATGTGTCTTATCTCCTCAGTATCAGCTTATAACATCAGCCCCAGCTCCACCATGAACTGTGCACCGGAGCAATTCAGACTTTATCAGCGGAGTCACACTTACAGTCGTTTCATCTTCATGGAGCACCTGGTCGTAGCCGCTCAGAGCAACGCAGAAGATAATGGCCGTCACATCTTCAAAGCAGTGGAtccatttcttcctctctgacctctgacctcccacGTCAAACAGCCTGGGAAACAGTGTGAGAAGTCAGTTGAGAGGCAGAGCTGTAATCCCTGAACCTAATCTAAGACGAAACGACAATGATAAAGGCCACATTGTCACGGGCTACGACTCTGCGCTTGCTACCTGAAATGGAGGTTTTTGAAGGTGAAGTGGGTCTCGACGATGCCGGTGGTCTTCACTCGGGTTCTCAGGATGTCCTGCTCTGTGGGCTGGTAGTCTGCTGCCCCGATCCGGTCTAGACTGTCCAGATAGCTGGTGACAACAGGGAGGAAGATCAACAAGATAATGCATTAGaagactttttttattttacaaacagAGGTTGTTATTGTCCTTCTGCTCTACTCACTATTGAGCAGAGTCGTTAAGCTGGTATTCCCGGGCACGATTGAAGCACTCCTGAGTCCCAGCGTCGGCCCATACGCGCTTCATGGCGGTGAGAAGCTCTGCAGAGTACGGCTCTGTGTCCTCCATACGACTGACCACATCACAAACCAGCTTAGCATCAGCCTGGACAGACATATCACACAAGGTCAGAGGGACAGGAGGAAGCTTATATGTGTATATTAATTATGTAGCATCTATTGTAATGGTACTGTGGGGATGTTTTATGTTATATATGTTTTTCGCAACAAATCAAATATAACGCATCACATTTCAACACCTACATTTCTAATAAATCTCAGTTTCTAGTCTGTAGATGAACATTTCAGCTGGAGGACAAAGGTAAAGACTAACTTTTCTATCCTTGTCTCCAAACTCGATGCCCAGTGAGTCCATGGCTCGGAGGATGGCCGCCAAGCTCTGGATGGTGTTGCTGTAGACCACAGGCTTATACTGCTTCACATCATCCCCAGAAAAGCCATCTTCATGGATAATCCTGCATGCGCACACAGATAttaccacagagacacaagctTGGACTGACCAGAAAGTCACACATGTCCATATGTTCACAGAGACTTGATCAAttgtcttttcaaaataaaagctccacATATTTAGGGCAGATTATTGAGCGTTCTGTGCGAGTGTCATCAAACGCACATCACTGAGTGCTCTCTCTTCCGTCTTCTTCCTACCGTCTCTGCCTAAAATGCATCTTTAAGTGAGTCAGTGTGTAATGGGACAGAAATTGATCACAGTCTCAGTCTGTGATCTGTACTACTTGGACAGTAATGTGATATTTTAGCCATTTATAATTTATGACGGGTAATGGAGTGGAATCGGTCAGAGCACTAATCAATCACACTACACAGGACTCTGCTGTTACTTTTAGTACGACACAGTTAAACTCCTTATAATCTAGTCAACATTAATTATCCACCAGTGCACCCTCACCATGACCTCACCTAGACTGAATCTACCAAACATCAGTCATATCTGTCTGAATCTGACCTGCAGTCCACATTCAGCAGCTTCTCTTTGCCTTGTTTGTGATCAGTGATTGATGCATGAGGGGGAAAATAAataaggatgttttttttttttttttaacctctatTCATCTCATCACTGGACGTAATGAAAAGATGTCTTATGGCAGAGGTCGACCACCTGGCCACGTCCACTAACATCGCAACAATCAGCAgttttatgaaataaaacattaacctTTCGGAGTAGTGATTCAGTATCACACAGCAAAATAATTTAAGGCTGCCACTaacaagtcattttaatttcaattaatCTGCCTATTAATCCCAGTGAAAAATGCCTGTTTTAGTTTTGAACAGCTGAGGGTCATGTCTTGAAATTTCTcgtccaaaactcaaagatattcattttactgtcatatgacaaagaaaagcatcaaatcctcacatttagGAAGCAGGAACCAGCagatgtttggtatttttgctaGAAATAATCGACTGAAACCCTTCAGTCATCGAAACAGCTGCCTGTCAATCAGCTGATCGATTAATCAACTTATCGTTTCAGCTCTAAGATAAGTGACAAATGTTTTGGAGTGAGATGCCGCAGGAGCTTGGTGGTTTACCACCTGTGCTGAACATTTACCTGGGGGAAACCCCTGAAAGAAAGTGATTTCAGTCTACGTAAAATGCATGACGATAAGTGAATAAGCCTCACAAGCCAAAGGCAAAAACTTGGATTATCATACAATTAAGCCTGCAACTAACATACTCATCATCGATTCATCTGCAGACTATTCACTTGATTCACTGCGGatgaagaaaagcagtaaatattcacattcaaTAAAGTCAGAACCAGTTAATTTTTTTAGCTGAACTAACGACTTACAAACGATTAATAGATTAATAGATCAAAATAGTCACagattaatttttaattaaatggactaatcgtttcagctctatatacagtatgtgcagctGATGACAACTTAACCAACCAATCACAGTGTctgaaaagtataaaaatagaCGTCCCTGACATTTCTGCAGCTGCAACTGACTGGTTAGCACGACGTCTCCCATCAATGAAGTGACCTCCTGTTTAATTCATGTATCCATAAACCAGATCTGCCCCTCTGGGTTCAtcttgtaaatttccccattgtgggactaataaaggattatcttatcttatcttttcAGCTGTGACACTTGTACTTATAGgtcacattttctgacaatttctTAGTTTAATCGTTGTAAAGTTGTTTCTCGTGTCCTTCCatactctctccatctctctcccttttcaaTGCAGTGAAAGTCTATCAGGTTTAGTTTCACTCTGACTGTAGCCCCTGTCTCATTTCACTGCCACATCTAGGCCTGGAGAAACTAAAATAAAGAAACTCTGGACCAGCATGAGATGACGATGACGAGAAGCAgacaaatcacaacagaagatGCTACATTTCCCCTCCAATACCTAACCTTTATGACCCACAGTGTGTAGTAAAACCCATCCATCTGCGGCTCTGCTGAGGCTAAAGCAAACCCTGAAGAGTGTTTGTAAACACTATTTGGCCCTGGTGTCTTGACTTGGGGCTGAGCAGTGAGTTACAGacagccagaggaggaggaccaCAGGGAGGGTTAatgaggtgaagaggaggaagcagggcatggagggaagaagaagaagaggaggaggaggaggaggaggaggaggcagccagTGCAGTGGCAGGCCTGGGATGTGCTGagcaggatggagagagagagagagagagagagagctgcccacagagacagggagggatgTTACACAGGACAAAATATACAATGGGCCGTGCCTTTTTCTCGGACTGAAACATCTAGAAACTTAACTAAGAGGTttagagaaaacaacaacagtgattTAAAACATCAAAGCTTAGACAGGGGAAGGTTTAGATGCGGTTTTAGAAGCCATATTTCTGCGTAAATCCGCTTTATAGGCAAAGTACTCCCGGCGATATCGGGCACTTAAAGCCATTAAGATTAAAAGCAGAGGTATTCACTAATGGAGCTGTAGTGACCTCACtgtaattcacacacacacacacacacacacacagagagagagagagagatagagagagagagagagagagagagagagaggaacaacaCCCACATATTCCCAGTCGTACACTCCCTGTAGTCAAGTAAAACCCTCGTTAACTACATTTCAGCACCCAGGCAGTGAACAGCACCCTGGGACGCACCGGTGCGGCCTCCGCAGCCTTACTGTCGGTCTGCAGGAGGTGCTCGAGTCACCGGCACTCCTCCGGAGGCTACACGGCCTCTCGAAACATGGCGGCTCAAACCTGCCTTAGCACAGACAGGGGGAGGCGCAATCTCGGGCCTTTTACTCCGGCTGTGTCAGAGAGCGTTAAAATAAACTatagaaggagaaaaaaataaaagataaaaaagaaaggagggacACTCACTTCATCTGTTTGACGATGGTGCTTTTGCCGGACTCTCCGCCGCCTGTGGAGAAACGGAGGGCAGAGTGAGAGCCGGCAGTGAAATCAGTACCACGGAGAGCACCTCCGCCCCATATGCAGTCCCACCACAAGCACACCGAGCCCTCGCGCCACCGCAGCCTGAGTGGCCGGCgttggggtggggaggggggagagaggctCTTCTCTTACCGAGCAGAAGCAGTTTGACGTCCTTGGCGGCGACCAGCCCGTCCTCCTTCAGGTTTTTCTCGATGGCCTTGCTCCGGTCCAGAGCTGCGCGCTCCTCGGCGCTCAGTGTACATCCCATGTTTCCAGGCGAATGAACAATCCCGTCGTCGCTCCGGTCCGCCCTGTCCGCCCTGTCCCTCACCGACTCTCAATCAGCGcgatgtctctctctctctctctgtcgctctcGCTCGCTCCTCGGCGCGGTCTGCTACAGCATTAGGCCCGGATTGAGGGCAGAACAGAGCCGGGATCCAGAGACGCTCTTTTTCTCCgtgactctgagtgtgtgtctcgCTCCGTCCCCTCTCTCagagggggttgggggggtggggtcgTTGTGCTCGAGCCTGCGGGGTTGGGGTTGTTGTTaggtggggaggag
Coding sequences within:
- the gnao1b gene encoding guanine nucleotide binding protein (G protein), alpha activating activity polypeptide O, b, encoding MGCTLSAEERAALDRSKAIEKNLKEDGLVAAKDVKLLLLGGGESGKSTIVKQMKIIHEDGFSGDDVKQYKPVVYSNTIQSLAAILRAMDSLGIEFGDKDRKADAKLVCDVVSRMEDTEPYSAELLTAMKRVWADAGTQECFNRAREYQLNDSAQYYLDSLDRIGAADYQPTEQDILRTRVKTTGIVETHFTFKNLHFRLFDVGGQRSERKKWIHCFEDVTAIIFCVALSGYDQVLHEDETTNRMHESLMLFDSICNNKFFIDTSIILFLNKKDLFAEKIKKSPLTICFPEYTGANTYDDATAYIQVQFESKNRSPNKEIYCHLTCATDTGNIQVVFDAVTDIIIANNLRGCGLY